The following are from one region of the Mustela lutreola isolate mMusLut2 chromosome 7, mMusLut2.pri, whole genome shotgun sequence genome:
- the LOC131835282 gene encoding olfactory receptor 4F3/4F16/4F29, protein MDGGNHSVVSEFVFLGLTHSWEIQLLLLVFSSVLYVAAMTGNILIVFSVTIDPHLHSPMYFLLASLSFIDLGACSATSPKMIYDLFRKHKVISFGGCIAQIFFIHVIGGVEMVLLIAMAFDRYVAICKPLHYLTIMSPRMCILFLVAAWALGIIHSLFQLAFIVNLPFCGPNVLDSFYCDLPRLLRLACTDTYRLQFMVTVNSGFICVGSFSILLISYIFILFTVWKHSSGSSSKALSTLSAHITVVLLFFGPTMFVYTWPHPKSQLDKFLAIFDAVLTPFLNPVIYTFRNKDMKAAMKRVCRQLVIYRKIS, encoded by the coding sequence ATGGATGGAGGGAATCATTCGGTTGTGTCTGAGTTTGTGTTTCTGGGACTGACTCATTCATGGGAGATCCAGCTTCTTCTCCTGGTGTTCTCCTCTGTGCTCTATGTGGCAGCCATGACGGGAAACATCCTCATTGTGTTTTCTGTGACCATTGATCCTCACTTACATTCCCCCATGTACTTCCTACTGGCCAGTCTCTCTTTCATTGACTTGGGGGCCTGCTCTGCCACCTCACCCAAGATGATTTATGATCTTTTCAGAAAACACAAAGTTATCTCCTTTGGAGGTTGCATTGCCCAGATCTTCTTCATCCACGTCATTGGTGGTGTGGAGATGGTGCTGCTCATTGCCATGGCCTTTGACAGATATGTTGCCATTTGTAAGCCTCTGCACTACTTGACCATCATGAGTCCACGGATGTGCATTTTGTTTCTGGTTGCTGCTTGGGCCCTTGGCATAATACACTCACTGTTCCAACTAGCATTTATTGTTAATTTACCCTTCTGTGGTCCTAATGTATTAGACAGCTTTTACTGTGACCTCCCTCGTCTCCTCAGACTGGCTTGTACAGATACCTACAGATTGCAGTTCATGGTCACTGTCAACAGTGGATTTATCTGTGTTGGTTCTTTCTCTATACTCCTCATCTCCTACATCTTCATCCTTTTTACTGTTTGGAAACATTCCTCAGGCAGTTCGTCCAAAGCTCTTTCTACGCTGTCAGCTCACATCACTGTGGTCCTTTTGTTCTTTGGTCCAACCATGTTTGTCTATACATGGCCACATCCCAAGTCACAACTGGACAAATTTCTTGCTATTTTTGATGCAGTTCTCACTCCTTTTCTGAATCCAGTCATCTACACATTCAGGAATAAGGACATGAAGGCAGCAATGAAGAGAGTATGCAGACAGCTAGTGATTTACAGGAAGATCTCATAG